Within Montipora foliosa isolate CH-2021 chromosome 3, ASM3666993v2, whole genome shotgun sequence, the genomic segment GTCTGATTGTGGCATTTAGAATGAAAGGACTTGAGTTTACACCAAATACCACACGTGCAAAACGTAGTACCATGACTTCTGGACTTTCCTTATTCGGATCTTCAACCCATAAAAATCTCACAAAGTCCCTGTGTTCAGGATCAATCTCAATGTTCAAAAACACCTTCTCAATGTCTGCAGTTAGGGCAACTTCATGGACTCTGAACCTCAGCAAAATGTCAAATAACAAGGGATTAAGAGAAGGTCCAATGTGCAGACAGTCATTTAAACTAGGCCCAAACACTTTAGATGAGGCATCGTATACAACTCTCACCTTAGTTGTAtctctgtcaagtctcactacTGTCCTGTGTGGAAGATAGTGGACATCTCCAGGCGGTGGTATTTGATCTTGTGGTACCATTTCAACCACACCACTGTGCAGTTGCTCTCTAATCACACCATCATACTGCTTCAGAATTTCTGGTTGGTTCTTGAGCTTCTTGATTGTTGTTGTCAGTCTACGCAATGCCACTGTATAATTGTCTGGTAACGTGGGGTGATTATCCTTGAATGGTAACTTGACCTGGTATCTCTTTCCAGTAAATGtgatgtcatttgaaaacttgtcatagACTGAAGTTTCATGTTCCTTAATGCCCAAAGTTTCTAAgtcccaaaatttctgcagaTCATCCTTTTTATCACTTATCTCTGTGGACTCTATCTTTAACACATGCGTGGAACTCAGATTCACAGTGCATGACCTTGTCAATGTTGAGCACATAGTTGGTCCTGATAAAACCCAACCTAAATTGGTTTCAAGGGCTACTGGTCCATAGGGATCTCCTTTAATGATGTTCCCAGTAAAGAATGACCAGTAATAATCTGCTCCTATCAGCACATCAACACTGACAGAATCACTTGTATCACATGCAAGTTGTAGACCCTGCAAGTAGGGGTAGCATTCCAACGTGGTTCGAGACCGTTGATTGGACACTGGGCTGCAAATTACTGGTACAACATATGAGGTGATATACACATAACACGTAATTTTTTAAGTTGGCATTTTCTGAAGTAAGGCAATTTTGGTAAACCAAGTAATCAAAAATGGTGTTATTTGCCAA encodes:
- the LOC137995159 gene encoding uncharacterized protein yields the protein MDHILSRPVHGNFHKAGSDVGLQLACDTSDSVSVDVLIGADYYWSFFTGNIIKGDPYGPVALETNLGWVLSGPTMCSTLTRSCTVNLSSTHVLKIESTEISDKKDDLQKFWDLETLGIKEHETSVYDKFSNDITFTGKRYQVKLPFKDNHPTLPDNYTVALRRLTTTIKKLKNQPEILKQYDGVIREQLHSGVVEMVPQDQIPPPGDVHYLPHRTVVRLDRDTTKVRVVYDASSKVFGPSLNDCLHIGPSLNPLLFDILLRFRVHEVALTADIEKVFLNIEIDPEHRDFVRFLWVEDPNKESPEVMVLRFARVVFGVNSSPFILNATIRHHLNTCLPVDSALARELLKSLHVDDCVWKW